The following coding sequences are from one Verrucomicrobiia bacterium window:
- the argA gene encoding amino-acid N-acetyltransferase, protein MKATDLRGILRYIPRFRERTFVVSVDAAVVMDENFANILLDVAVFRSLNIRVVLVHGAAAMIAQLASETGQHPSNLDGSGITDAPTLKLALTASNRLTHEILEGLATNDLRAASTNAVVAHPLGILGGIDHLLTGKVERVDADMLQALLAQGIVPVVPPLGFDGEGHTYRVNSDAVALALGVALRAAKILYVTSQQGLLCGGQLVRQILASELEDLLARRRADIPPELLPKAQFAAQACRAGVSRVHLINGFQDDALLAEVFSNEGVGTLVYANEYEQVRRALKKDIRQILLLTRKSVDSAELVKRTRAEIERNLADYHLYEIDRNPVACVALHLYPEHHKAELAYLCVSPAHENQGIGRKLIQFVEGRAREAGVRQLFALSTQAFTYFQSKGGFTEGSPDDLPPGRRDRYDASGRRSKVLVKTIA, encoded by the coding sequence GTGAAAGCCACCGACCTCCGCGGCATCCTCCGCTACATCCCCCGCTTCCGCGAACGCACCTTCGTGGTCAGCGTCGATGCCGCCGTCGTCATGGACGAGAACTTCGCCAACATCCTCCTCGATGTCGCCGTCTTCCGCTCCCTCAACATCCGCGTCGTCCTCGTCCATGGCGCCGCCGCCATGATCGCCCAACTGGCCTCCGAAACCGGTCAACACCCCTCCAACCTCGACGGCTCCGGCATCACCGACGCCCCCACCCTCAAACTCGCCCTCACCGCCTCCAACCGCCTCACCCACGAAATCCTCGAGGGTCTCGCCACCAACGACCTCCGCGCCGCCTCCACCAACGCCGTCGTCGCCCATCCCCTCGGCATCCTCGGCGGCATCGATCACCTCCTCACCGGCAAGGTCGAACGCGTGGACGCCGACATGCTCCAGGCCCTCCTCGCCCAGGGCATCGTCCCGGTCGTCCCTCCACTCGGCTTCGACGGCGAAGGGCATACCTACCGGGTCAATTCCGACGCCGTCGCCCTCGCCCTCGGCGTGGCCCTTCGCGCCGCCAAGATCCTCTACGTCACCTCCCAACAGGGTCTCCTCTGCGGCGGTCAGCTCGTCCGCCAGATCCTTGCCAGCGAACTCGAGGATCTCCTCGCCCGACGCCGCGCCGACATCCCCCCCGAACTCCTCCCCAAAGCCCAGTTCGCCGCCCAGGCCTGCCGCGCCGGCGTCTCCCGCGTCCACCTCATCAACGGATTCCAGGACGATGCCCTCCTCGCCGAGGTCTTCTCCAACGAGGGCGTCGGCACCCTCGTCTATGCCAACGAGTACGAACAGGTCCGCCGCGCCCTCAAAAAGGACATCCGCCAGATCCTTCTCCTCACCCGCAAATCCGTGGACAGCGCCGAACTCGTGAAACGCACCCGCGCCGAAATCGAACGGAACCTCGCCGACTACCACCTCTACGAAATCGACCGCAACCCCGTCGCCTGCGTCGCCCTCCACCTCTACCCCGAACACCACAAAGCCGAACTCGCCTACCTCTGCGTCAGTCCCGCCCACGAAAACCAGGGCATCGGACGCAAACTCATCCAGTTCGTCGAAGGCCGGGCCCGCGAGGCCGGGGTCCGCCAGCTCTTCGCCCTCTCCACCCAGGCCTTTACCTACTTCCAGTCCAAGGGCGGCTTCACCGAAGGCTCCCCCGACGACCTCCCCCCCGGCCGGCGCGACCGCTACGACGCCAGCGGCCGCCGCTCCAAGGTCCTCGTCAAGACCATCGCCTGA